Proteins found in one Channa argus isolate prfri chromosome 7, Channa argus male v1.0, whole genome shotgun sequence genomic segment:
- the fam110d gene encoding protein FAM110C, producing MKPLTPIGSPSPLRLLNKGPDYLRRQIDGGGHGRSVSAVERLEADKAKYVKSQQVINTKQEPVLVPCATPPPQPRRAIGSPGSLSPQLFPRRFSNTPFSTLSGSFTSRDENENDDSRKENRQTSVDVEAHNRSNVNNVMPPSPRTPGITTLVAPHSAPVLRRSIGKRMLRPDSLVIYRQKKECKSPGGTAVGENNNMDVKGYSFVRRLFQGSMREKSSGGEGKVQKMVIGEEKAPSRDGDSRMSWTNDKDTLDGGPASRRSSKTDQERSPLSIPSPGFSCMLERTKDGFTIRTSVDAGNGIANGNDSSNHDDENDPWKRASPPPPRRLFGQLQRSKSDLRLRCSVALSEQEHFFDFCGLDMDMIERLGRENFLSGASSIDTLSLALRSVGGDGCGGSEPSEFSRHSGDGLFQEELAEQLPTGVSIIERNARVIKWLYGCKNAAQEGPKESTV from the coding sequence ATGAAGCCCCTAACACCAATTGGATCCCCCTCTCCTCTGAGGCTCCTCAACAAGGGTCCGGACTACCTGCGCAGGCAGATCGATGGCGGTGGTCACGGCCGCTCCGTCAGCGCAGTAGAGAGGCTGGAAGCAGACAAAGCGAAATATGTTAAGAGCCAGCAGGTAATCAACACCAAGCAGGAGCCTGTTCTGGTGCCCTGCGCCACCCCACCTCCGCAGCCCAGGAGAGCCATTGGCAGCCCTGGTAGCCTGAGTCCTCAGCTTTTCCCACGCCGCTTTTCCAACACGCCCTTCTCTACACTCTCTGGCTCTTTCACCTCAAGAGATGAGAATGAAAACGATGACTCAAGAAAGGAGAACAGACAGACTTCTGTTGATGTGGAGGCACATAACAGGAGCAATGTGAACAATGTAATGCCTCCCAGCCCCAGAACACCTGGAATTACCACCCTGGTAGCCCCACACAGCGCTCCTGTGCTCAGAAGGAGTATAGGGAAACGCATGCTGAGGCCGGACTCCCTTGTCATCTACAGACAGAAGAAAGAGTGCAAGAGCCCCGGTGGAACAGCAGTGGGAGAGAACAATAACATGGACGTGAAGGGCTATAGTTTTGTCCGTCGCCTTTTCCAGGGCTCCATGAGAGAAAAGAGCAGTGGTGGTGAGGGCAAAGTCCAGAAGATGGTGATTGGTGAAGAGAAAGCACCATCGCGGGATGGAGACTCCCGCATGTCTTGGACAAATGACAAAGACACTTTGGATGGAGGACCAGCGAGTAGGAGATCCAGTAAAACTGACCAAGAACGCAGTCCATTGTCTATCCCTAGCCCTGGGTTCAGCTGCATGCTAGAAAGGACTAAGGATGGATTTACAATTCGCACCAGTGTTGACGCTGGCAATGGTATCGCCAATGGCAATGACTCGAGTAACCACGATGACGAGAATGACCCGTGGAAGCGGGcgtcaccaccaccacccaggCGGCTGTTTGGGCAGTTGCAACGCTCAAAGTCAGACCTGCGATTACGCTGCTCAGTAGCATTGTCAGAACAGGAGCATTTCTTTGACTTCTGTGGGTTGGACATGGACATGATAGAGCGTTTGGGTCGGGAGAATTTCCTCTCTGGGGCCAGCTCCATAGACACGCTCTCACTGGCTCTGCGCAGCGTGGGCGGGGATGGCTGCGGTGGCTCAGAGCCCAGTGAGTTCTCCCGCCACTCAGGGGACGGGCTGTttcaggaggagctggctgagcAGCTTCCCACTGGTGTTTCAATCATTGAGAGAAATGCTCGTGTCATCAAGTGGCTTTACGGGTGTAAGAATGCAGCTCAAGAGGGACCCAAAGAGTCTACAGTTTAA